A single Gopherus flavomarginatus isolate rGopFla2 chromosome 24, rGopFla2.mat.asm, whole genome shotgun sequence DNA region contains:
- the ATP8B3 gene encoding phospholipid-transporting ATPase IK yields the protein MHELEVHYRELMAPKVQADSGSMTNQESLESYLNGNKKQLGQCKMAWLGCLALGERIGNGEPELEGPNFTWEVKANDRAYHKQFKKRVAFCLTRKKYEDNTIKTAKYNALTFLPLNLYEQFHRLANLYFLFVILLQTVPEISTLPWFTLLLPLSCLLLLRGLRDLIDDIARHRSDWMINNRPCEILVGKSFSWKKWRDICVGDIICLRKDSFVPADLLLLSSSEPSSLCYVETADIDGETNLKFRQALLATHQELVSEASMAAFDGKVTCEEPNSRMHSFIGTLEWRGEKYSLDTEKILLRGCRIRNTETCYGLVIYAGLDSKIMKNCGKIKMKKTKLDRLMDRLVILIFVMLVITSFCLAFAAGFWAVKFQVEHSYLSSLYVSTSPAEQAFFTFWGFMILLSIIIPMSMYITFEFVYMVNSYFIDWDLEMYYPAKDMPAKARSTSLNDQLGQIEYIFSDKTGTLTQNIMTFKKCCINGIIYGSANGENKPSKASMSWNPYVDRTAEFHDPALLETVLQNDDPVVREFLRLLALCHTVMVEEKDSELAGQLVYQAASPDEEALVTAARNLGYVFLSRTQDTITLSELGMERTYGMLAMLDFNSVRKRMSILVRDPEGKIRLYTKGADMVILERLREDGPATAFTQLALDSFAEETLRTLCLASKEVKEKDYAEWSKKHHEASVLLQNRAQELDKVYEEMEQGLQLLGATAIEDKLQDGVPETIQLLKNGNIKVWVLTGDKQETAVNIGFACRLLTDDMQILEEKEICEMLEACWVSNNSLASSGERLCHFQQHSGVLHQGKMALVVTGDILEKVLGTGEKVKRKEGFWARLACCKAQTQPEADSLVEKAFVDLATSCQAVICCRVTPKQKALVVQLVKRHRSAITLAIGDGANDVNMIKTADIGVGISGQEGMQAVQCSDYALAQFHYLQRLLLVHGRWSYLRICKFLRYFFYKTFAGMMVQIWFAFYSGFTAQPLYEGWFLALYNVFYTAFPVLCMGLMEQDVSAEKSLQLPELYKVGQRDELFNYRVFCVTLLHGTVTSLGSFYITLWAFEDRVGSRVVGDYQSFAVTVATSAFLSVVAEIIMDIKFWTILTFLTIAGSLIFFCLFSFFTQNFPAFREAPTIFRFLDASQNALTDPYVLAIVLLCVVVNTIPSLTIRLLRIITGTGTIQDKISSRDVRVAESTVELKSHFRRGSLQRRSSYAFSHKEGYADLITRGASLQVKDSRSRGPMNAGSYQSIPLPTREGAASSPSVFLKEYN from the exons ATGCACGAACTGGAGGTGCACTACAGAGAGCTGATGGCTCCCAAAGTTCAGGCAG ATTCTGGCAGCATGACCAACCAGGAGTCACTCGAGAGCTACCTGAATGGGAATAAGAAGCAGTTAGGTCAGTGCAAGATGGCATGGCTGGGTTGTTTGGCATTGGGAGAGCGGATTGGGAATGGAGAACCTGAGCTGGAGGGGCCAA ATTTCACCTGGGAGGTGAAGGCCAACGACCGAGCCTATCACAAGCAGTTCAAGAAGAGAGTTGCCTTCTGCCTGACGAGGAAAAAATATGAG GATAACACCATCAAGACAGCCAAATACAATGCCCTGACCTTCTTGCCGCTCAACCTCTATGAACAGTTCCATCGTCTGGCCAACCTCTACTTCCTCTTCGTCATCCTCTTACAG ACCGTTCCTGAAATCTCCACCCTGCCCTGGttcaccctgctgctgcccctgagctgcctcctcctcctcagaggCCTACGGGACCTGATTGATGACATT GCCCGACACCGGAGCGACTGGATGATCAACAACAGGCCCTGTGAAATCTTGGTTGGGAAAAG CTTTAGCTGGAAGAAATGGCGAGACATCTGTGTCGGCGACATCATCTGCCTGCGCAAGGACAGCTTTGTCCCG GCCGACCTGCTCTTGCTGTCCAGCTCGGAGCCCAGCAGCCTGTGCTACGTGGAGACAGCGGATATCGACGG AGAAACCAACCTGAAGTTCAGACAGGCCCTTCTGGCCACGCACCAGGAGCTGGTGAGCGAGGCGAGCATGGCTGCCTTTGACG ggaaaGTGACCTGCGAGGAGCCCAACAGCCGCATGCACAGCTTCATCGGCACGCTGGAGTGGAGGGGTGAGAAGTACTCACTGGATACTGAGAAGATCTTGCTGCGAGGCTGCAGGATACGCAACACTGAGACCTGCTACGGCCTCGTTATCTACGCGG GGTTGGATTCCAAAATTATGAAAAACTGCGGGAAGATCAAGATGAAGAAAACTAAACTGGACCGCTTGATGGACAGACTGGTGATCTTA atcTTCGTGATGCTGGTCATTACATCATTCTGTCTCGCCTTTGCCGCCGGATTCTGGGCCGTGAAGTTCCAAGTGGAACACAGCTACCTCTCCTCTTTGTATGTCAGCACAAGCCCTGCCGAGCAGGCCTTTTTCACCTTCTGGGGCTTCATGATCCTTCTGAGCATCATCATCCCGATGTCCATGTACATAAC GTTTGAATTTGTCTACATGGTGAACAGCTATTTTATTGACTGGGACCTGGAGATGTATTACCCTGCAAAGGACATGCCAGCAAAAGCCAGAAGCACCAGCCTCAATGACCAGCTTGGCCAGATTGAGTACATCTTCTCGGACAAGACGGGTACCTTAACGCAGAACATTATGACCTTCAAGAAATGTTGCATCAACGGGATCATCTATG GATCTGCAAATGGTGAAAACAAACCTTCG AAAGCCAGCATGAGCTGGAACCCCTATGTGGACAGGACGGCCGAGTTTCACGACCCTGCACTCCTGGAGACCGTCCTGCAGAACGACGATCCGGTGGTGAGGGAGTTCCTGAGGCTGCTGGCCCTCTGCCACACCGTCATGGTGGAGGAGAAAGACAGTGAGTTGG CGGGCCAGCTGGTTTACCAGGCGGCTTCGCCGGACGAAGAGGCCCTGGTGACGGCAGCCAGGAACCTCGGGTACGTCTTCCTCTCCCGGACACAGGACACCATCACCCTCAGCGAGCTGGGCATGGAGCGGACGTACGGCATGCTGGCCATGCTGGACTTCAACAGCGTCCGCAAGAGGATGTCCATCCTGG TGAGGGACCCCGAGGGGAAGATCCGGCTCTACACGAAGGGGGCGGACATGGTGATCCTAGAGAGGCTGCGTGAAGATGGGCCTGCCACGGCTTTCACCCAGCTGGCCCTGGAT AGCTTCGCAGAGGAGACCCTGAGGACCTTGTGCCTGGCCAGCAAGGAGGTGAAGGAGAAGGACTACGCTGAGTGGAGCAAGAAACACCATGAGGCCAGCGTCTTGCTGCAGAACCGTGCCCAAGAGCTGGACAAAGTGTACGAGGAGATGGAGCAGGGTCTCCAG CTCCTTGGAGCCACGGCCATTGAGGATAAGTTGCAAGACGGGGTGCCCGAGACCATCCAGCTGCTAAAAAACGGGAACATTAAAGTGTGGGTGCTGACTGGAGATAAACAAG AAACAGCGGTGAACATCGGCTTCGCTTGCCGGCTGCTCACAGACGACATGCAGatcctggaggagaaggagatctG TGAGATGCTGGAAGCCTGTTGGGTGAGCAAcaacagcctggccagcagcGGGGAACGCCTCTGCCATTTCCAGCAGCACTCGGGGGTCTTGCACCAGGGGAAGATGGCCTTAGTCGTCACCGGGGACATCCTG GAGAAAGTCCTGGGCACTGGGGAGAAGGTGAAGAGGAAGGAAGGTTTCTGGGCGCGGCTGGCCTGCTGCAAGGCTCAGACGCAGCCGGAGGCAGACAGCTTGGTGGAGAAGGCCTTTGTAGATCTGGCCACCAGCTGCCAGGCCGTGATctgctgcagggtcacccccaAGCAGAAAGCCCTGGTAGTGCAGCTGGTGAAGAGACACCGGAGCGCCATCACGCTGGCCATCGGGGACGGAGCCAACGACGTGAACATGATCAAGA cgGCTGACATTGGGGTTGGAATTAGCgggcaggaggggatgcaggctgTCCAGTGCAGCGACTACGCCCTGGCCCAGTTCCACTACCTGCAGCGGCTGCTGCTTGTGCATGGCCGCTGGTCCTACCTGCGCATCTGCAAATTTCTCCGCTACTTCTTCTACAAGACCTTCGCCGGCATGATGGTGCAGATCTGGTTCGCTTTCTACAGCGGCTTCACGGCCCAG CCTTTGTACGAGGGCTGGTTCCTTGCACTCTACAACGTGTTCTACACCGCCTTCCCTGTGCTCTGCATGGGACTGATGGAACAG GACGTGAGCGCGGAGAAGAGCCTGCAACTCCCCGAGCTCTACAAAGTGGGCCAGAGAGACGAGCTCTTCAACTACCGGGTCTTCTGCGTGACCCTCCTCCACGGCACTGTCACCTCCTTGGGGAGCTTCTACATTACCCTGTGGGCCTTCGAAGACAGGGTCGGCAGCAGGGTCGTCGGCGATTACCAATCCTTTGCCGTAACAGTGGCCACCTCGGCCTTCCTGTCTGTCGTTGCTGAG ATCATCATGGACATTAAGTTCTGGACCATTCTGACCTTCCTGACCATCGCAGGCAGCCTGATCTTCTTCTGCCTCTTCTCCTTCTTCACCCAAAATTTCCCAGCCTTCAGAGAAGCCCCTACCATCTTCCGCTTTCTGG ATGCCTCCCAGAACGCCCTGACCGACCCGTACGTCCTGGCCATCGTCCTACTGTGCGTGGTGGTGAACACCATCCCCTCCCTCACCATCCGCCTGCTCCGCATTATCACAGGCACCGGCACCATTCAGGAT AAGATTAGCTCCAGGGACGTACGGGTGGCAGAGAGCACCGTGGAGCTGAAGTCGCACTTCCGCAGGGGCTCCTTGCAGCGGCGCTCCAGCTACGCCTTCTCCCACAAGGAAGGCTACGCCGACCTCATTACCAGGGGCGCCAGCCTGCAGGTGAAGGACTCCAGGAGCCGAGGCCCAATGAATGCTGGCAGCTACCAGAGCATCCCGCTGCCCACCAGGGAGGGTGCAGCTTCAAGCCCCAGTGTTTTCTTAAAGGAATACAATTAA